In the Leptospira selangorensis genome, one interval contains:
- a CDS encoding ABC transporter ATP-binding protein: MSNPTNKILIRNLTKSYINGKQNVPVLKGINLEVADTFLTLMGPSGSGKSTFLNILSGIDQADSGEVWIGGKNLSNFTEQELTEYRRNETGIIFQFFHLLPYLSALENVALPLYISGLGKSKAREIAKEALEKVDLTHRFKHKPDELSGGEQQRVAIARALAKRPSIVLADEPTGNLDTYHAHKILELLLELQEKEKFSLFIVTHDREIGEKGKVRLKMKDGLILPEQNPALGLA, from the coding sequence ATGTCGAATCCGACAAACAAGATCTTAATCCGAAATCTAACCAAGTCCTATATAAATGGAAAACAAAACGTTCCAGTCCTAAAAGGGATCAACCTAGAGGTTGCAGATACTTTTCTAACCTTGATGGGTCCTTCCGGTTCGGGCAAATCCACATTTTTGAATATTCTCTCCGGGATTGACCAAGCGGATTCGGGAGAAGTTTGGATCGGCGGTAAGAACCTAAGCAATTTTACTGAACAAGAACTCACTGAATATCGTAGGAACGAAACTGGGATCATCTTTCAATTCTTTCATCTTCTTCCTTATTTAAGCGCTTTAGAAAACGTGGCCTTGCCTCTTTATATTTCAGGTTTGGGAAAATCAAAGGCAAGAGAGATTGCTAAAGAAGCATTAGAGAAGGTTGATCTCACTCACAGATTCAAACATAAACCGGATGAACTTTCCGGTGGAGAACAACAGAGAGTTGCGATCGCAAGAGCGCTTGCAAAACGTCCAAGTATCGTTTTGGCGGATGAACCTACAGGAAATTTAGATACATACCACGCTCATAAAATTTTAGAACTTCTTTTAGAACTACAAGAGAAGGAAAAGTTTTCCTTATTCATAGTAACTCATGATAGAGAGATCGGAGAAAAAGGAAAAGTCCGACTTAAGATGAAGGATGGGCTCATCTTACCGGAACAAAATCCTGCTTTAGGTCTAGCATGA
- a CDS encoding SpoIID/LytB domain-containing protein, whose translation MKRLSIIILSFLILAVWGCNTVIIRPWNAPNALKTSEKIRVFLGKAESDLMIKADGVIFVYDVNDLLIKRAYDMISLDAKKLKAPIRFVADNPGLEYKGRKFRGEILLQPDKNGNVLLINRVSLEEYLYSVVPSEVPAGWPTEALKAQAICSRTYAIREILNKKDTAYDVESTVNSQAYSGMAKENPRTTQAVRDTEGVLAVYEDDPIHMFFHSNSGGRTETPDQVWGGKRLPYLESVASRFDEAGDNFVWKEILNQDKMDQTLSSLGVGSIQSVQVLSRTPSGRVDLLEVIGKQGTSKIKGKEFRSLLGTSVKSLRFGIKRESEGFLIKGMGAGHGVGLSQWGSFGMAKQNFTYAEIIRHYYQGIEFARITR comes from the coding sequence ATGAAACGACTTTCTATTATCATTCTATCATTCTTAATTTTGGCGGTTTGGGGCTGTAATACCGTCATCATCCGTCCTTGGAATGCTCCGAATGCTCTCAAAACTTCCGAAAAGATCAGAGTTTTCTTAGGAAAGGCCGAATCCGATCTGATGATCAAAGCGGATGGAGTAATTTTCGTATATGATGTGAATGATCTTCTGATCAAACGTGCATATGATATGATTTCTTTGGATGCTAAAAAATTGAAAGCTCCAATCCGTTTCGTAGCGGACAATCCCGGTTTAGAATATAAAGGAAGAAAGTTCAGGGGAGAAATTTTACTCCAGCCTGATAAGAATGGAAACGTTCTACTCATCAACAGAGTTTCGTTAGAAGAATATTTGTATTCTGTTGTTCCTTCTGAAGTTCCTGCCGGCTGGCCAACCGAAGCTTTAAAAGCGCAAGCGATCTGTTCCAGAACTTACGCAATCAGAGAGATCTTAAATAAAAAAGATACCGCTTACGATGTGGAATCCACTGTAAATTCACAAGCTTACTCCGGTATGGCGAAAGAAAATCCAAGAACCACACAAGCAGTTCGTGATACGGAAGGTGTTCTTGCAGTTTATGAAGATGATCCTATCCATATGTTCTTTCATTCCAATAGTGGAGGAAGAACGGAAACTCCGGACCAAGTTTGGGGTGGAAAAAGACTTCCTTACTTAGAATCCGTCGCCTCCAGATTCGATGAAGCCGGTGATAATTTCGTTTGGAAGGAAATTTTAAACCAAGATAAAATGGACCAAACTCTTTCTTCTTTAGGTGTAGGTTCTATCCAATCCGTCCAAGTTCTTTCCAGAACTCCTTCCGGTAGAGTGGATCTTTTAGAAGTAATTGGTAAACAAGGAACTTCTAAAATTAAAGGAAAAGAATTCCGCAGTTTACTTGGAACTTCCGTAAAATCCCTTCGTTTCGGTATCAAAAGAGAAAGTGAAGGATTTTTGATCAAGGGTATGGGCGCGGGCCACGGAGTGGGCTTAAGCCAATGGGGAAGTTTCGGTATGGCGAAGCAGAATTTTACCTACGCAGAAATCATCCGTCATTATTACCAAGGAATTGAATTCGCTAGGATTACTAGGTAA
- a CDS encoding ABC transporter permease — protein sequence MNLYFLFLYEYFKTHLPRFIFALLGISLGVGLFLSTTSNANKAERSLIDFSMGYLKGDFNLKISPSRPGQSLEWEILSKIQSHPDLRNISAVRPRIQQEGISSDNLRVLYMGMDLTKEYLGIPLKEDTGSESSGPLEKTYVSKSLAEKFKGRPFSLLLNGKNWEFKDYISVDMEGGFLIIEDISLIQEKLDSINGADYLLLKSSGSDLSQTKESLQRILGSNAKIETSEEIQEKSANALRSFQLNLLIISFISLLIAFFMVSNTMTGLYLSRERELGILRTLGLDVKSSIFLFLSQSVLLGSIGTVLGIVFGIFFSGLDFFRPESGLVDKNLLSTYSSISLSDLGLAAGLGILGSVISSVYPAIRAGKVPPLSILRDSEKEKRKIPNSRLAIYGGIIFFASLGISNLPSPWKLPLPGLLGVGGVTIGITFAFPYLLSLFSSGVSKILDRSDKSFPFFRIGLEELKENPGRNTLTAATVMLAVSLVLCLTILTDSYKKSLNDWVDSEYPSDFTIINDRFFHSGIHGGVPKDLPEKIRELGLSSYLDGFLVNTSFDTDKGNFIIHAYDFSVYRDKPERIENEVKEETDVLISSNMAHLKKLKVGDILVAQTPFGKKNFHIKGIKEHFFSEKGTVMMDVRSYEKNFEFKTLNSIKLFLKKEYSDVSGIEYSKKKIMDFLKSDPEYKDLILLDSAQLREIYLYEINKVFRVLDSLKATAILISVISLLSSLVHTLYDKRRILGLLKYLGASQDQLGIILKTESVYLTGFGAFFGIISSLIMSPIILYVVNKNAFGWTLTFSFLPETPILILIFAPILGWISAVYPLRLLRKMSFQLSPE from the coding sequence ATGAATTTATACTTCCTATTCCTATACGAATATTTTAAAACTCATCTTCCCAGATTCATATTCGCACTTTTAGGAATTTCCTTGGGTGTGGGCCTTTTTTTATCCACTACAAGTAATGCAAACAAGGCGGAAAGGTCTCTAATAGATTTTTCCATGGGATATTTAAAGGGGGATTTTAATCTAAAAATTTCTCCGAGTAGGCCAGGACAAAGTTTAGAATGGGAGATCCTTTCTAAAATACAGTCTCATCCAGATCTAAGAAATATTTCTGCAGTCAGACCCAGAATACAACAGGAAGGAATTTCCTCTGATAATCTAAGAGTTTTGTATATGGGGATGGATTTGACCAAAGAATATTTGGGAATCCCTTTGAAGGAAGACACAGGTTCAGAATCTTCCGGTCCATTAGAAAAAACGTATGTATCCAAATCACTGGCTGAAAAATTCAAAGGCCGGCCTTTCTCCCTTTTGCTCAATGGAAAAAACTGGGAGTTTAAGGATTATATCTCGGTAGATATGGAAGGTGGTTTTCTGATCATTGAAGATATTTCTTTGATCCAAGAAAAGTTAGATAGTATAAACGGAGCGGACTATCTTCTTCTAAAATCTTCCGGATCGGACCTTTCTCAAACAAAGGAAAGTTTACAAAGGATTTTAGGATCAAATGCCAAAATAGAAACTTCTGAAGAGATACAAGAAAAGTCCGCAAATGCACTTCGTTCTTTTCAGTTAAATCTTCTGATCATTTCTTTTATATCCTTATTGATCGCATTCTTCATGGTTTCTAATACTATGACAGGTTTGTATTTGAGTAGAGAAAGAGAACTGGGGATTTTAAGAACATTAGGATTAGATGTAAAATCTTCTATTTTTCTTTTTTTAAGCCAATCAGTTCTGCTAGGAAGTATAGGAACCGTTTTAGGGATTGTATTCGGTATATTCTTTTCCGGTTTAGATTTTTTCCGTCCCGAATCGGGCCTTGTGGATAAAAACTTATTATCTACCTATAGTTCCATTTCTCTTTCTGATTTAGGTCTGGCTGCGGGACTTGGGATCTTGGGTTCAGTCATTTCTTCGGTATATCCTGCGATACGTGCGGGAAAGGTCCCGCCCCTTTCTATACTTAGAGATTCCGAAAAAGAAAAAAGAAAAATCCCGAACTCAAGACTTGCGATCTATGGTGGGATCATATTTTTTGCTTCTTTAGGAATTTCTAATCTTCCCTCTCCTTGGAAACTTCCTCTTCCCGGTCTATTGGGTGTGGGTGGTGTGACAATCGGGATCACATTCGCTTTTCCATATTTACTTTCCTTATTCAGTTCCGGTGTTTCTAAAATCCTGGATAGAAGTGATAAAAGTTTTCCTTTTTTCAGAATTGGTTTGGAAGAATTAAAAGAAAATCCGGGAAGGAATACTTTAACTGCGGCAACCGTGATGCTTGCGGTTTCACTCGTCCTATGTTTGACAATTCTTACCGATAGTTACAAAAAATCCCTGAACGACTGGGTGGATTCGGAATATCCTTCCGATTTTACGATCATCAATGATCGATTTTTCCATTCCGGGATCCACGGTGGAGTTCCTAAAGATCTTCCTGAAAAGATCAGAGAATTGGGCCTAAGTTCTTATCTGGACGGATTTTTAGTGAATACTTCCTTCGATACCGATAAAGGAAATTTTATCATTCACGCGTATGATTTTTCAGTATATCGGGACAAACCGGAAAGAATAGAAAATGAAGTCAAAGAAGAAACGGATGTTTTAATTTCTTCCAATATGGCCCATCTGAAAAAGCTGAAAGTGGGAGATATTCTGGTCGCTCAAACTCCTTTCGGCAAAAAGAATTTTCATATCAAAGGAATCAAAGAACATTTTTTCTCCGAAAAGGGAACAGTGATGATGGATGTACGTTCCTATGAAAAAAATTTCGAATTTAAAACTTTGAACTCTATTAAACTTTTCTTAAAAAAAGAATACTCAGATGTTTCCGGAATAGAATATTCTAAAAAGAAAATTATGGATTTTCTGAAGTCCGATCCTGAATACAAAGACTTGATCCTACTCGATTCCGCTCAACTTAGGGAAATTTATCTGTATGAGATCAATAAAGTATTCAGAGTTTTAGATTCTCTCAAAGCAACTGCAATTCTGATCTCCGTTATTTCTCTACTTTCTTCTCTGGTTCACACATTATACGATAAGCGCAGGATCTTGGGACTTCTCAAATATTTAGGCGCCTCCCAGGACCAGCTTGGGATTATTCTGAAAACCGAGTCTGTTTATCTGACCGGATTCGGAGCATTCTTCGGGATCATCTCTTCTCTCATAATGTCTCCCATTATTCTTTATGTAGTGAATAAGAACGCGTTCGGCTGGACACTCACCTTCTCCTTTTTGCCGGAA
- a CDS encoding class I SAM-dependent RNA methyltransferase: MFDQEPFGVLEIENLLPNLRGEGTLGKRKIEIPYSLPGDVYEVYKFGKRKVFYKWNPTHLEKRTSSPQCPSFGECGGCSGQHLPYPDQFKLTSEPILKGLENFNPINKGTSPAESSYSYRNRMDFAVFPGRVVGLRMSGNFRRIVPIGNCSIQSDWANSEMPLFQKLLECFPELEYDRKKETGYLKYFTLRKSVFNDDSMSILTFTEDFKNEDLMNQVAEKAKEILGAKNIVFCFNRKKGEISASGEAIAIRGNVYLIEEIWGKKFKIPFDGFFQPNPREFIKILEFIKSKIKPAENLADLFCGSGFFSILFGEKFSRILGIDIVSSSVSAGEEFLQEVFPDKKIEFLAFDLFHKKGLEKMNSANLPWKDSVVIADPPRSGLSPELCAFLNSNPVSQLIYISCNPENLLRDARILEESYQMEEFLLCDPFPQTPHLEAVSIFSPKNR; encoded by the coding sequence ATGTTTGATCAGGAACCTTTCGGAGTTTTAGAAATTGAAAACCTTCTACCCAATCTAAGAGGAGAAGGTACATTAGGAAAAAGAAAAATAGAAATCCCTTATTCTCTTCCGGGAGACGTATACGAAGTATACAAATTCGGGAAAAGAAAAGTTTTCTATAAATGGAATCCTACTCATTTAGAAAAAAGAACTTCTTCTCCTCAATGCCCTAGTTTTGGAGAATGTGGCGGTTGTTCCGGTCAACATCTGCCCTACCCTGACCAATTTAAATTAACATCCGAACCGATCTTAAAAGGATTAGAAAATTTCAATCCGATTAATAAAGGTACATCTCCTGCTGAGTCTTCTTACTCTTATCGAAACCGTATGGACTTTGCGGTTTTTCCCGGGCGAGTCGTCGGATTAAGAATGTCGGGAAATTTCAGAAGGATTGTTCCAATAGGGAACTGTTCTATCCAATCGGACTGGGCAAATTCTGAAATGCCATTATTCCAAAAACTTTTGGAATGTTTTCCTGAATTAGAATACGATCGCAAAAAAGAAACAGGTTATCTTAAATATTTCACTCTTCGCAAATCTGTTTTCAATGATGACTCAATGAGTATCCTAACATTCACGGAAGATTTCAAGAATGAAGATCTTATGAATCAGGTGGCTGAAAAAGCGAAAGAGATTTTGGGCGCTAAAAATATAGTCTTCTGTTTTAACCGCAAAAAAGGGGAAATTTCCGCCTCGGGAGAAGCGATTGCTATCAGAGGAAATGTTTATCTAATAGAGGAGATTTGGGGTAAAAAATTCAAAATCCCTTTTGATGGGTTCTTCCAACCGAACCCTAGAGAGTTCATTAAAATTTTAGAATTTATTAAATCTAAGATCAAACCCGCGGAAAATCTTGCGGACCTTTTCTGCGGAAGTGGATTTTTCTCCATTCTATTCGGAGAAAAATTCTCTCGTATCCTGGGGATCGATATTGTATCTTCTTCCGTATCAGCAGGCGAGGAGTTCCTTCAGGAAGTATTTCCGGACAAAAAGATAGAATTTCTTGCATTTGACCTATTCCACAAAAAAGGCCTGGAGAAAATGAACTCCGCGAATCTTCCTTGGAAGGATTCCGTGGTGATAGCAGATCCTCCCAGAAGCGGTCTTTCTCCCGAATTATGCGCCTTCTTAAATTCTAACCCTGTTTCTCAGCTGATCTATATTTCCTGTAATCCTGAAAATCTCTTAAGAGACGCCCGCATTTTAGAAGAATCCTACCAAATGGAGGAGTTCCTACTCTGCGATCCATTCCCACAGACTCCTCATTTGGAAGCAGTATCCATCTTCTCCCCTAAAAATCGCTGA
- a CDS encoding alpha/beta hydrolase yields MKPASPMCINFKYILSILLFLLLGNCSSMLFYPTREMYIPPEKMGFQPEKISLQMKDGTNIKIWIFKPSKVKAKASILQFHGNGDNMSSHYISLVWLVEKGYELVIWDYRGYGDSEGEAEKEPILEDSKEILKFQQNRAKELGIPWIVYGQSMGGALAIRSVGEMQNKEGLILVVGDGTFAYYSHVAKTVAERVFFFPIGQLVGLFFSDHLSPGEVADQISPVKLLVVHGTEDQIVSYPNGMELFKKAKDPKIFWEIKGGGHLDWMEMGRSKGAKNFLKFLEELISHWTP; encoded by the coding sequence ATGAAGCCAGCTTCTCCTATGTGTATCAATTTTAAATATATTCTTTCCATTCTTCTTTTCTTGCTCTTGGGCAACTGTTCCTCCATGTTATTTTACCCTACGAGAGAAATGTATATCCCTCCTGAAAAAATGGGATTCCAACCTGAAAAAATTTCTCTCCAAATGAAGGACGGAACAAATATCAAGATTTGGATCTTCAAACCTTCCAAAGTAAAAGCTAAAGCGAGCATCCTTCAGTTCCATGGAAATGGGGATAACATGTCCAGCCACTATATCAGCCTTGTTTGGTTGGTTGAAAAAGGTTATGAATTAGTGATCTGGGATTATAGAGGTTACGGAGATTCCGAAGGAGAAGCGGAGAAGGAACCTATATTAGAAGATTCTAAAGAAATCCTAAAATTCCAACAGAATAGAGCGAAAGAACTTGGAATTCCTTGGATCGTTTACGGACAAAGTATGGGGGGAGCACTCGCAATAAGGTCGGTAGGAGAAATGCAAAACAAGGAAGGGCTTATACTTGTAGTAGGTGATGGTACTTTCGCATACTATTCTCATGTCGCTAAAACAGTAGCAGAGAGGGTGTTTTTCTTTCCGATAGGACAGTTAGTTGGGCTCTTCTTCTCTGATCATTTAAGTCCTGGAGAAGTAGCGGATCAAATTTCTCCGGTAAAACTTTTGGTAGTTCATGGAACGGAAGACCAGATCGTTTCGTATCCGAATGGGATGGAACTTTTTAAAAAAGCAAAAGATCCTAAAATTTTCTGGGAAATCAAAGGTGGAGGTCACTTAGATTGGATGGAAATGGGAAGGTCTAAAGGGGCAAAAAATTTCCTAAAATTTCTGGAAGAACTGATCTCTCATTGGACTCCTTAG